A window of the Gemmatirosa kalamazoonensis genome harbors these coding sequences:
- the tilS gene encoding tRNA lysidine(34) synthetase TilS, with product MGIPDVVRGVRDAVRARLEPVDRVVLAVSGGVDSMVLLDAAAVVAAERIAAVATFDHGTGAHARDAAALVRRESAARGLPVVVGRGELAAGGEAAWREARWRYLRATARDVGASAVATGHTRDDQVETVALRILRDAGPRGLAGLLAGAPDVVRPLLDVERRTVAGYAATRALQWLEDPSNVAPRHRRNRVRHELLPALRAAHRAIDDELLAVAARAAAWRGDVEHFVDANVALRRGAGGAFVVATRDLARYDAEELAVLWPAIAARAGVRLDRRGTVRLVEFTMSIAAGADVGAEIQLSGPVEVTAGRGEIVLRPWRPRPVVAPEAVGEVPLRGGSGEGVVVGRWRLRPGCAETDSPWCAYLPSDRSLAVRPWRAGDRMRVVGGQAARRVKRFFADARVPARERDGWPVVLMDDEIVWIPGVRRSDAATDRPGRPGVHFLCERIDG from the coding sequence ATGGGGATCCCAGACGTCGTACGCGGCGTGCGCGACGCCGTGCGCGCCCGCCTCGAGCCGGTGGACCGGGTCGTCCTCGCCGTCTCCGGCGGCGTCGACTCGATGGTGCTGCTCGACGCCGCGGCGGTGGTCGCCGCCGAGCGGATCGCCGCCGTCGCGACGTTCGATCACGGCACCGGCGCCCACGCCCGCGACGCCGCGGCGCTCGTCCGGCGCGAGAGCGCGGCGCGCGGCCTTCCCGTCGTCGTCGGGCGGGGCGAGCTCGCCGCCGGAGGCGAAGCTGCGTGGCGCGAGGCGCGGTGGCGGTACCTGCGGGCGACCGCCCGCGACGTTGGCGCGTCGGCCGTCGCCACGGGCCACACGCGCGACGACCAGGTGGAGACCGTCGCCCTGCGGATCCTGCGCGACGCCGGGCCGCGCGGCCTCGCCGGGCTGCTCGCCGGCGCGCCGGACGTCGTGCGGCCGCTGCTCGACGTGGAGCGGCGCACGGTCGCCGGGTACGCCGCGACGCGCGCGCTCCAGTGGCTGGAGGATCCGAGCAACGTGGCGCCGCGGCATCGCCGGAACCGCGTGCGGCACGAGTTGTTGCCCGCCCTCCGCGCGGCGCATCGCGCGATCGACGACGAGCTGCTCGCGGTGGCGGCGCGCGCGGCGGCATGGCGCGGTGACGTGGAGCACTTCGTGGACGCGAACGTCGCGCTCCGCCGGGGCGCCGGGGGGGCGTTCGTCGTTGCCACCCGCGATCTCGCTCGGTATGATGCGGAGGAGCTGGCCGTGCTGTGGCCGGCGATCGCGGCGCGTGCGGGTGTGCGCCTCGACCGCCGCGGAACGGTCCGGCTGGTGGAGTTTACAATGAGCATCGCCGCGGGAGCCGACGTCGGGGCCGAGATTCAACTCTCCGGCCCCGTCGAAGTAACGGCTGGCCGCGGCGAGATCGTTCTCCGGCCGTGGCGCCCGCGCCCGGTCGTCGCGCCGGAGGCGGTCGGGGAAGTGCCGCTCAGGGGAGGGAGCGGGGAGGGCGTGGTCGTCGGCCGATGGCGGCTGCGGCCGGGGTGTGCCGAAACGGACTCGCCCTGGTGCGCGTATCTGCCGAGTGACCGGTCGCTCGCCGTCCGCCCGTGGCGGGCCGGCGACCGGATGCGCGTGGTGGGGGGGCAAGCGGCACGTCGTGTGAAACGGTTCTTCGCCGATGCGCGCGTGCCCGCCCGCGAGCGGGATGGCTGGCCGGTCGTCCTCATGGACGACGAGATCGTGTGGATCCCTGGAGTACGCCGCAGCGACGCGGCAACGGACCGGCCCGGTCGGCCGGGGGTACACTTCCTCTGTGAACGCATCGACGGCTGA
- a CDS encoding ATP-dependent metallopeptidase FtsH/Yme1/Tma family protein gives MPLFRKPAVLRSGQQSPSKERRNLRTRANLGLLSRSGGPVRYWTFGIVIAIAIAAVVGWRVLHPAADAPPVIAYSELSRAIAAGQVRDVLLDEGDNRVLAELTAKQLVYGRVTNVVTATIPPRGVSVETLDRWSQSGARVRVAEQDRLHSPEQIIQLLSFAALLGMIGFLVVRSRGGATRTRFAATPPSRRLTLADVGGAREAQADLRDVIAYLKDPERFRNMGAKCPKGILLVGPPGTGKTLLARAVAGEAGVPVIQAAGSDFNEMYVGVGSKRVRQLAKQARDAAPCIVFIDEFDSLGGRRGRPNRSGEEEVTLNQLLVEMDGMAGSEGVVWMAATNREDMLDPAVRRPGRFDRVVEVSLPTTNDRLEILKIHAKTSKLAADVDLERLAALTVGHSGAELANLLNEAAIIAVHADSSEITNAHIEQARDKILLGRVRSGVTVSEDERRLVALHEAGHAIVGLVACPEDKLHKVTIEARGRTLGAAHFAPDVDRHLHTRRYLLGLIAKALGGRAAELEFFGPEAITSGAGGDLVQATNVARRMVADFGMSEQVGLVSADASAQGGQPSSQLMSQIDTAVRALIREQADRAEALVREHRAAVEAVAQALLEKDVLSADEVITIARAQGVHCAQQLSAA, from the coding sequence ATGCCCCTCTTCCGTAAACCTGCCGTCCTGCGCTCCGGCCAGCAGTCGCCGTCGAAGGAGCGCCGGAACCTGCGCACGCGCGCGAACCTCGGGCTCCTGTCGCGCAGCGGTGGCCCCGTGCGCTACTGGACGTTCGGCATCGTGATCGCGATCGCGATCGCCGCCGTCGTCGGCTGGCGGGTGCTGCATCCCGCCGCCGATGCGCCGCCGGTCATCGCGTACTCGGAGCTGTCGCGCGCGATCGCCGCCGGGCAGGTGCGCGACGTCCTGCTCGACGAGGGCGACAACCGCGTGCTGGCCGAGCTGACCGCGAAGCAGCTGGTCTACGGCCGCGTCACCAACGTCGTGACGGCCACCATCCCGCCGCGCGGTGTGTCGGTGGAGACGCTCGACCGGTGGTCGCAGTCCGGCGCCCGCGTGCGCGTCGCGGAGCAGGACCGCCTGCACTCGCCGGAGCAGATCATCCAGCTTCTCAGCTTCGCCGCGCTGCTCGGCATGATCGGCTTCCTGGTCGTGCGATCGCGCGGTGGTGCGACACGGACGCGCTTCGCCGCGACGCCCCCGTCGCGCCGGCTCACGCTCGCCGACGTCGGCGGCGCGCGCGAGGCGCAGGCCGACCTGCGCGACGTGATCGCCTACCTGAAGGACCCGGAGCGCTTCCGCAACATGGGCGCGAAGTGCCCCAAGGGCATCCTGCTCGTCGGCCCGCCGGGCACGGGCAAGACGCTGCTCGCGCGTGCCGTCGCCGGCGAGGCGGGCGTGCCGGTGATCCAGGCCGCCGGCTCCGACTTCAACGAGATGTACGTCGGTGTCGGCTCCAAGCGCGTGCGCCAGCTCGCGAAGCAGGCGCGCGACGCGGCGCCGTGCATCGTGTTCATCGACGAGTTCGACTCGTTGGGCGGCCGCCGCGGCCGGCCGAACCGCTCGGGCGAGGAAGAGGTCACGCTGAACCAGCTCCTCGTGGAGATGGACGGCATGGCCGGCAGCGAGGGCGTCGTGTGGATGGCGGCGACGAACCGCGAGGACATGCTCGACCCCGCGGTGCGGCGGCCGGGACGCTTCGACCGCGTGGTCGAGGTGTCGCTGCCGACGACGAACGATCGTCTCGAGATCCTGAAGATCCACGCGAAGACGTCGAAGCTCGCCGCCGACGTCGACCTCGAGCGCCTCGCCGCGCTCACCGTCGGCCACTCGGGCGCCGAGCTGGCGAACCTGCTGAACGAGGCGGCGATCATCGCCGTGCACGCCGACTCGTCCGAGATCACGAACGCGCACATCGAGCAGGCGCGCGACAAGATCCTGCTCGGCCGCGTGCGCTCCGGCGTCACGGTGAGCGAGGACGAGCGTCGGCTCGTGGCGCTGCACGAGGCGGGACACGCGATCGTCGGCCTCGTGGCGTGCCCCGAGGACAAGCTGCACAAAGTCACGATCGAGGCGCGCGGGCGCACGCTGGGCGCCGCGCACTTCGCTCCCGACGTCGACCGTCACCTGCACACGCGCCGCTACCTACTCGGCCTCATCGCGAAGGCGCTCGGCGGCCGCGCGGCGGAGCTCGAGTTCTTCGGCCCCGAGGCGATCACGTCGGGCGCGGGCGGGGACCTGGTGCAGGCGACGAACGTCGCGCGCCGCATGGTGGCCGACTTCGGCATGAGCGAGCAGGTGGGGCTCGTGAGCGCGGATGCCTCGGCGCAGGGCGGCCAGCCGAGCTCGCAGCTCATGAGCCAGATCGACACCGCGGTCCGCGCGCTGATCCGCGAGCAGGCCGACCGCGCCGAGGCGCTGGTGCGGGAGCACCGCGCGGCGGTCGAGGCGGTGGCGCAGGCGCTGCTCGAGAAGGACGTGCTCTCGGCGGACGAGGTGATCACGATCGCCCGTGCGCAGGGCGTGCACTGCGCGCAGCAGCTGTCCGCCGCCTAA
- a CDS encoding CoA-acylating methylmalonate-semialdehyde dehydrogenase: MKYDPLRNHVGGALVDADLPTLDVYDPSHGTVISRVPLSGAREVDAAVQCARAAFPAWSALPIKERVQVFFRYKALLERDVDTLAALVSEENGKIESEARAEILKAAELCEFACSLPQIATGELLEVSRGVECRVERFSLGVVASIAPFNFPNMVPHWTIPNAIALGNCMILKPSELVPLSANRTAELLLEAGLPAGVFQVVHGGRDAVEAICDHPDIAAVSFVGSTATAKVVYRRATSNLKRCLALGGAKNHLIVMPDADREMAASNIVASMSGCAGQRCMAASVMVAVRDVDPVIARMVEVARAMVPGRDIGPVISAAALERIVRYVDEAEAAGATVLVDGRGVKVPGKEGGYFIGPTIIDHVTPDMRIAREEVFGPVLAIVRATSLDEAIAVENASPYGNAASVYTESGAVARRVFERASTGMVGVNVGVPVPREPFSFGGWYESRFGVGDITGKGSIEFWTQSKKLTTKWNRAAGVNWMS, translated from the coding sequence ATGAAATATGATCCACTCCGCAACCACGTCGGCGGCGCACTCGTCGACGCGGATCTCCCGACGCTCGACGTGTACGACCCGAGCCACGGGACCGTGATCTCCCGGGTGCCGCTCTCCGGCGCGCGCGAGGTCGACGCCGCGGTGCAGTGCGCCAGGGCCGCGTTCCCGGCGTGGTCCGCGCTGCCGATCAAGGAGCGCGTGCAGGTGTTCTTCCGCTACAAGGCGCTGCTCGAGCGCGACGTCGACACGCTCGCCGCGCTCGTGAGCGAGGAGAACGGCAAGATCGAGAGCGAGGCGCGGGCCGAGATCCTGAAGGCGGCGGAGCTGTGCGAGTTCGCGTGCTCACTGCCGCAGATCGCGACGGGCGAGCTGCTCGAGGTGAGCCGCGGCGTGGAGTGCCGCGTCGAGCGTTTTTCGTTAGGCGTCGTGGCGTCGATCGCGCCGTTCAACTTTCCGAACATGGTGCCGCACTGGACGATCCCGAACGCGATCGCCCTCGGCAACTGCATGATTCTCAAGCCGTCGGAGCTCGTGCCGCTCAGCGCGAACCGCACGGCGGAGCTGCTGCTCGAGGCGGGACTGCCGGCGGGCGTGTTCCAGGTGGTGCACGGCGGGCGCGACGCGGTGGAGGCGATCTGCGACCACCCCGACATCGCCGCCGTCTCCTTCGTCGGCTCGACGGCGACGGCGAAGGTCGTCTACCGCCGCGCGACGTCGAACCTCAAGCGCTGCCTCGCGCTCGGCGGCGCGAAGAATCACCTCATCGTCATGCCCGACGCGGACCGCGAGATGGCGGCGTCGAACATCGTCGCGTCGATGTCGGGGTGCGCGGGGCAGCGGTGCATGGCCGCGTCGGTCATGGTCGCGGTGCGCGACGTCGATCCGGTCATCGCGCGCATGGTGGAGGTCGCGCGGGCGATGGTGCCCGGCCGCGACATCGGTCCGGTCATCTCCGCCGCGGCGCTCGAGCGCATCGTGCGCTACGTCGACGAGGCGGAGGCGGCCGGCGCCACGGTGCTCGTCGACGGACGCGGCGTGAAGGTGCCGGGGAAGGAGGGCGGCTACTTCATCGGGCCGACGATCATCGACCACGTCACGCCCGACATGCGCATCGCGCGCGAGGAGGTGTTCGGCCCCGTGCTCGCCATCGTGCGCGCGACGTCGCTCGACGAGGCGATCGCCGTGGAGAACGCGTCGCCGTATGGCAACGCCGCGTCGGTCTACACCGAGAGCGGCGCCGTCGCGCGCCGCGTCTTCGAGCGCGCGAGCACGGGCATGGTCGGCGTGAACGTCGGCGTGCCGGTGCCGCGCGAGCCGTTCTCGTTCGGCGGCTGGTACGAGTCGCGCTTCGGCGTCGGCGACATCACCGGCAAGGGCTCCATCGAGTTCTGGACGCAGTCGAAGAAGCTCACCACGAAATGGAACCGCGCGGCCGGCGTGAACTGGATGAGCTGA
- a CDS encoding thioredoxin family protein has product MQLSYRSRYEHALRFAEFLERAQKHAQLWRDTYRLARVPDEIVARAAAVAGQWHLLVMVEDWCGDAVNTVPHLARLAERAPNLDLRVVGREDNPDLMDAHLTNGSRSIPVVIALDSAFVEHGWWGPRPSELQLWATTVGKTMEKDERYRYVRTWYARDRGRTTLDEVVTLLARAAERDVAA; this is encoded by the coding sequence ATGCAGCTGAGCTACCGATCCCGCTACGAGCACGCGCTCCGGTTCGCCGAGTTCCTGGAGCGGGCCCAGAAGCACGCGCAGCTCTGGCGCGACACGTACCGGCTGGCGCGGGTGCCGGACGAGATCGTCGCGCGGGCCGCCGCGGTCGCCGGCCAGTGGCACCTGCTCGTGATGGTCGAGGACTGGTGCGGTGACGCGGTGAACACCGTGCCCCACCTCGCCCGACTGGCCGAGCGCGCCCCGAACCTCGACCTGCGCGTCGTCGGCCGGGAGGACAACCCGGACCTCATGGACGCGCACCTCACGAACGGGTCGCGCTCAATCCCGGTCGTCATCGCGCTCGATTCGGCGTTCGTCGAGCACGGCTGGTGGGGGCCCCGGCCGAGCGAGCTCCAGCTCTGGGCGACCACGGTCGGCAAGACCATGGAGAAGGACGAGCGCTACCGGTACGTCCGCACCTGGTACGCCCGCGACCGCGGCCGTACCACGCTGGACGAGGTCGTCACGCTGCTCGCGCGCGCCGCCGAGCGCGACGTCGCCGCCTGA
- the hpt gene encoding hypoxanthine phosphoribosyltransferase — MNASTADPRLEGRALRRIAFSEEQIAARVKALGDEITAAYPDGELLVLGLLKGSFIFLSDLVRAIHRPLQVDFLVASSYGDAMVSSGMVRLLYDPETQLEGKHILLVEDIVDSGRTLQQLVELLGERKPRSLGICALLHKHIASHLKHPVRFVGFDAPHEFLVGYGLDHAENFRHLPYVASLQ, encoded by the coding sequence GTGAACGCATCGACGGCTGACCCGCGGCTGGAAGGGCGCGCTCTGCGCCGCATCGCTTTCTCCGAGGAGCAGATCGCGGCTCGGGTGAAGGCGCTCGGCGACGAGATCACCGCCGCCTACCCGGACGGCGAGCTGCTCGTCCTCGGGCTGCTGAAGGGCAGCTTCATCTTTCTGAGCGATCTGGTGCGCGCCATCCATCGGCCGCTCCAGGTGGACTTTCTCGTCGCGTCGAGCTATGGCGACGCGATGGTGTCGAGCGGCATGGTCCGGCTGCTCTACGACCCCGAGACCCAGCTCGAGGGGAAGCACATCCTGCTCGTGGAGGACATCGTCGACTCCGGCCGCACGCTGCAACAGCTCGTCGAGCTGTTGGGCGAGCGGAAGCCGCGGTCGCTCGGGATCTGCGCGCTCCTCCACAAGCACATCGCCTCCCACCTGAAGCATCCCGTGCGCTTCGTCGGCTTCGACGCGCCGCACGAGTTTCTCGTGGGCTATGGGCTCGACCACGCGGAGAACTTTCGGCACCTGCCGTACGTGGCGAGCCTGCAGTGA